A portion of the Microbulbifer agarilyticus genome contains these proteins:
- a CDS encoding GtrA family protein — protein MPQSDPTSAEYSSSDRQSTAWLLRPLYGLARRLGSFILVGGVATAVQYLLLIVLVELFGVFAVTASAVAYGGAAVVSYLLNFHVTFHGRAGHRQALPRFIVVVAIGLGVNTLSFALLLLFLPYVFAQVGATLVTLVSNYLLHQYWIYRPSA, from the coding sequence ATGCCCCAGTCTGACCCCACATCCGCCGAGTACTCCTCGTCCGACCGGCAAAGCACCGCGTGGCTGTTGCGGCCACTGTATGGCCTTGCGCGCAGGCTCGGGAGTTTTATTCTGGTCGGCGGGGTAGCAACGGCGGTCCAGTACCTGTTGTTGATCGTGCTGGTGGAGCTGTTTGGCGTGTTTGCGGTGACTGCATCGGCGGTCGCCTACGGTGGTGCCGCGGTGGTCAGCTACCTGCTGAACTTTCACGTGACGTTTCATGGCCGCGCCGGGCACCGGCAGGCGCTGCCAAGATTTATTGTTGTGGTGGCTATTGGCCTGGGGGTGAATACGCTGAGCTTTGCTCTGCTACTGTTGTTTTTGCCTTACGTGTTTGCGCAGGTAGGGGCAACGCTGGTGACGTTGGTGAGTAACTACTTGCTGCACCAGTACTGGATATATCGGCCCTCTGCATAA
- a CDS encoding isoprenylcysteine carboxylmethyltransferase family protein, which produces MKKIKSKNPASKKPAAQRASPSRKGGADAVPSCPDAPTNMWINLFALGVSLAAVFWLREYGQDLHVKTQSLVLVAVALALPIILLEWVFIKPWRNPSAGLDFRRVNFNWGRTALKLVGFYLTIGSVAFVYWLFPEYHGSFYDNYYAVVKAVLPWWMALAVPYFYLVDGAMQSPKDGYWQLGSWVMGNTKEVSGKAVGQLYLGWLVKLFFLPLMFVYLGNNLTNLLNFDFSSLLVNFKSVFDFTFNFLFYIDLLFVTVGYVCTLRLFDSHIRTVEPSFLGWGVALIGYQPFWSLFSGTYLKYDDAPAWGYWFWDTPWAYSLWGSIILLLIAVYVWASIPFGIRFSNLTHRGILTNGPYRFTKHPAYISKNISWWMISMPFMVSASGTEALRQSLLLLMVNFIYFMRARTEERHLSWDPTYVAYAHYIGERGAFAFLGRWFPILRFGHGRLFYRGKDAPAVEPLVSGASTSAKPAAKPV; this is translated from the coding sequence ATGAAGAAAATAAAAAGTAAAAATCCGGCCTCCAAAAAGCCAGCCGCGCAGCGCGCCTCTCCGTCTCGGAAGGGTGGGGCGGATGCTGTCCCGTCCTGTCCGGATGCCCCCACCAATATGTGGATCAACCTGTTTGCCCTCGGCGTGTCGCTCGCTGCGGTTTTCTGGTTGCGGGAATACGGTCAGGATCTGCATGTCAAAACCCAGTCACTGGTGCTGGTTGCTGTCGCATTGGCATTGCCAATCATCCTGCTGGAATGGGTCTTCATTAAGCCGTGGCGCAATCCGTCCGCCGGTCTCGACTTTCGCCGGGTGAATTTCAATTGGGGCCGCACCGCCCTGAAGCTGGTGGGTTTTTATCTCACGATTGGCTCGGTGGCGTTTGTGTACTGGCTATTCCCCGAGTATCACGGTTCCTTTTACGATAATTATTACGCGGTGGTAAAAGCGGTGTTGCCCTGGTGGATGGCGCTGGCGGTCCCCTATTTTTACCTGGTAGATGGTGCCATGCAGTCACCGAAAGATGGCTACTGGCAGCTCGGAAGCTGGGTGATGGGGAATACCAAAGAGGTATCGGGCAAAGCCGTTGGCCAGTTGTACCTCGGCTGGCTGGTGAAGCTGTTCTTCCTGCCGCTGATGTTTGTTTATCTCGGCAATAATCTCACGAACCTGCTGAATTTTGATTTTTCCAGTCTGCTGGTCAATTTCAAATCGGTCTTTGATTTCACGTTCAATTTCCTTTTCTACATTGATCTGCTGTTTGTCACCGTGGGTTATGTGTGCACCCTGCGCCTGTTCGATTCACATATCCGCACCGTGGAACCCAGCTTCCTTGGTTGGGGGGTGGCACTGATCGGATACCAGCCATTCTGGAGCCTCTTTTCCGGCACCTATCTCAAATATGACGATGCGCCGGCGTGGGGATACTGGTTCTGGGATACCCCCTGGGCCTACAGCCTCTGGGGTTCTATTATTTTGCTGCTCATTGCCGTTTACGTATGGGCCAGTATTCCGTTTGGAATCCGTTTTTCCAACCTGACCCATCGCGGCATTCTCACCAACGGCCCTTATCGGTTTACCAAGCACCCGGCATACATCAGTAAAAACATTTCCTGGTGGATGATCTCCATGCCGTTTATGGTCAGTGCGAGTGGGACCGAGGCCCTGCGTCAGTCTCTGCTGTTATTGATGGTGAACTTTATCTACTTCATGCGCGCGCGCACCGAAGAGCGTCACCTGTCCTGGGATCCGACTTACGTCGCTTACGCACATTACATTGGCGAGCGTGGGGCTTTTGCATTTTTGGGGCGCTGGTTCCCCATACTGCGCTTTGGACACGGCCGGCTCTTTTACCGTGGCAAAGATGCTCCGGCTGTCGAGCCGCTGGTATCTGGCGCCTCAACATCGGCTAAACCCGCCGCTAAACCCGTGTAG
- a CDS encoding sulfite exporter TauE/SafE family protein: MTDWTFLAAALAIGFLGSSHCIGMCGGISGALGLAVPGEKPQWPKLLGYSAGRIASYALMGLLVGSLGAFLAADLAAGLAPLRIVAGVMLIAMALYLADWWRGLVWLERGGAVLWRAVQPLSRRLLPVKSTPQAVALGAVWGWLPCGLVYSALTFALAQGSGKQAALAMFAFGLGTAPAVLATGMAAARLRKIVQKPGVRLSMASLVLVFGVWTLWGTLGHGAHGAHTGHDAHSTHNIHGTHNTPSEQGVTLGVTEVHGEHSMHANHKGHGTEATDTVPQTEPAEQEEAPAEHEHHH, encoded by the coding sequence ATGACGGATTGGACTTTTCTCGCCGCTGCGCTGGCGATCGGTTTTTTGGGCAGCAGTCACTGCATTGGTATGTGCGGCGGAATCTCCGGTGCACTTGGGTTGGCGGTACCGGGGGAGAAGCCCCAGTGGCCCAAGTTGCTCGGATACTCGGCCGGACGCATCGCCAGTTACGCGTTGATGGGACTGCTTGTGGGCAGCCTCGGTGCCTTCCTGGCTGCAGATTTGGCCGCTGGCCTGGCGCCACTGCGTATTGTCGCGGGAGTGATGCTTATCGCCATGGCGCTGTACCTGGCGGATTGGTGGCGCGGGCTGGTATGGCTGGAGCGCGGCGGTGCGGTTTTGTGGCGCGCAGTGCAGCCCTTGTCGCGACGCCTGTTGCCGGTAAAGTCGACCCCGCAGGCGGTAGCGCTGGGTGCGGTTTGGGGTTGGCTGCCCTGTGGGCTGGTATACAGCGCGCTGACCTTCGCGCTTGCCCAGGGGAGCGGTAAGCAGGCAGCGCTCGCCATGTTCGCCTTCGGTCTGGGCACTGCCCCTGCGGTGCTGGCGACCGGCATGGCGGCCGCGCGCTTGCGCAAGATTGTGCAAAAGCCAGGGGTGCGTTTATCCATGGCGTCCCTGGTGCTGGTGTTCGGGGTGTGGACACTTTGGGGAACCCTGGGGCATGGCGCTCATGGCGCTCACACTGGCCACGATGCTCACAGTACTCACAATATCCACGGTACTCACAATACCCCCAGCGAGCAGGGTGTAACTCTGGGTGTCACTGAGGTCCACGGCGAGCACTCGATGCATGCCAACCACAAGGGCCACGGCACTGAAGCTACCGACACGGTGCCGCAAACTGAGCCGGCCGAGCAGGAAGAAGCTCCAGCGGAGCATGAGCACCATCACTGA
- the ccoS gene encoding cbb3-type cytochrome oxidase assembly protein CcoS: protein MDSIFLLVPIVIVFVACAVKFFFWAVNNGQYDDLETESRRILFEDDRKPLKQADTEQTDTEQAETVRAEVPPGASASKASSASDERKPD from the coding sequence GTGGACAGTATTTTTCTTCTCGTGCCCATCGTGATCGTCTTTGTCGCCTGCGCGGTGAAGTTTTTCTTCTGGGCGGTGAACAATGGCCAGTACGATGACTTGGAAACGGAAAGCCGCCGGATCTTGTTTGAAGACGACCGCAAGCCTCTAAAACAGGCTGATACGGAGCAGACAGATACGGAGCAGGCTGAGACAGTGCGTGCTGAGGTACCACCGGGGGCATCCGCAAGCAAAGCGTCGAGTGCTAGTGACGAGCGGAAGCCGGACTGA
- a CDS encoding heavy metal translocating P-type ATPase: MSDSLAPDSSAVDPSRVAAEPSDCFHCGLPVAEGSQYSVTIDGVARPMCCPGCEAVAGAIVAGGLDNFYRFRENSSERPETSSQDQRWQAYDLPQVQAEFVRDFSGSLHGVDTAEPLKVASLLVGGITCAACVWLIEKQLKAMPGVHRVSVNASTHRAQIVLDLSQVKLSELFAALTRIGYRPSPATAANNEQLIQQERRTAMRRLGVAGLGTMQVMMFAIALYFGGNKGIDVQFEQFFRWVSLIVATPVVCYAAQPFFAAAWRALRSGHLIMDVPVSLAIGLAYGASVYATVFDTGEVYFESVSMFTFFLLLGRFVEMRARHRAGLASGGLAQLLPLAALRRGEDGELESVPVAALAVGEHILLRPGDTVPVDGVVTEGASGVDESILTGESELQQKVSGSRVFAGSVNSDSSLTVRISAAGSGTRLSAIEKLVEQAQLDKPEQAALADRIAGRFIAAVLCIAVAAFVFWWQQDPGRAFWVALSVLVVTCPCALSLATPAALAAATLRLQQLGLLVAKGHVLETLPTVDRVIFDKTGTLTEGAPQLRVVTPLRDGVSQESARDIAAALEVENNHPLARAFRPWFGNRSASNLRAVTGQGVAGVCDGVEYRLGAPRFVGEICASGFEISTPAEPGQWLLLGDGSGPVAWLGLGDDMRPSATGAVHMLGEQGVAVELLSGDQSAEVPRLAGLAGIRNYQAGASPEQKLQQLRRLQSDGQRVLMIGDGINDVPVLSGADVSVAMMSAADLAQSRADAILLKGDLCALPRAFALAASSRKIIRQNLRWAILYNLLALPLAFLGLVPPWAAAIGMSLSSLLVVVNALRLSRWQPAA; this comes from the coding sequence ATGAGCGATTCTCTCGCGCCGGATTCTTCTGCTGTTGATCCTTCCCGTGTCGCTGCCGAGCCCAGCGATTGCTTCCACTGTGGTTTGCCCGTGGCTGAGGGCAGCCAGTATTCCGTCACCATTGATGGGGTTGCCCGCCCCATGTGCTGCCCAGGCTGCGAAGCTGTTGCCGGGGCGATCGTCGCCGGTGGCCTGGATAACTTCTATCGGTTTCGTGAAAACAGCAGCGAACGCCCCGAAACATCGTCGCAGGACCAGCGCTGGCAAGCGTATGATCTGCCGCAGGTGCAGGCAGAGTTCGTGCGCGATTTCTCGGGTTCCCTCCACGGAGTCGATACTGCTGAACCTCTGAAGGTTGCCAGCCTGCTGGTGGGCGGTATCACATGTGCCGCCTGTGTGTGGTTAATCGAAAAGCAGCTGAAGGCGATGCCTGGCGTGCACCGCGTTTCGGTCAATGCCAGTACCCATCGTGCGCAGATCGTGCTTGACCTGTCACAGGTCAAATTGAGCGAGTTGTTTGCTGCGCTCACCCGCATTGGCTACCGTCCTTCTCCGGCAACCGCGGCCAACAATGAACAGCTGATCCAGCAGGAGCGTCGCACCGCTATGCGGCGCCTGGGGGTGGCTGGTCTGGGCACCATGCAGGTGATGATGTTTGCCATTGCCCTCTACTTTGGCGGTAACAAAGGCATCGATGTTCAATTCGAGCAGTTCTTCCGCTGGGTGTCTCTCATCGTCGCAACACCGGTGGTGTGTTATGCGGCGCAGCCGTTTTTTGCGGCGGCCTGGCGCGCCCTGCGCAGCGGCCACCTGATAATGGATGTACCGGTCTCGCTGGCCATCGGGCTGGCCTATGGTGCCAGTGTTTATGCCACGGTTTTCGACACCGGCGAGGTGTATTTCGAGTCCGTCTCCATGTTCACCTTTTTCCTGCTGTTGGGGCGCTTTGTCGAGATGCGCGCGCGTCATCGGGCGGGGCTGGCCAGTGGCGGGCTTGCGCAGCTGCTGCCGTTAGCCGCCCTGCGTCGCGGAGAGGATGGTGAGCTTGAATCCGTGCCGGTGGCGGCGCTTGCGGTTGGCGAGCACATCCTGTTGCGCCCGGGGGATACCGTGCCGGTGGATGGTGTGGTTACCGAGGGTGCGAGTGGGGTTGATGAATCCATTCTTACCGGCGAGTCTGAGTTGCAGCAGAAGGTCAGCGGCAGCCGTGTATTTGCCGGTAGTGTGAACAGCGATTCGTCGCTCACCGTGCGGATTTCCGCCGCCGGCAGTGGCACACGCCTATCCGCAATCGAAAAGCTGGTGGAGCAGGCGCAGCTGGACAAGCCGGAGCAGGCGGCGCTCGCCGACCGGATTGCCGGGCGGTTTATTGCCGCAGTACTGTGTATTGCGGTGGCCGCTTTTGTATTCTGGTGGCAGCAGGACCCGGGGCGCGCGTTCTGGGTCGCCCTGTCGGTACTTGTGGTTACCTGTCCCTGTGCACTGTCACTGGCGACGCCCGCAGCGCTGGCGGCGGCGACGCTCCGTTTGCAGCAGCTGGGACTTTTGGTTGCCAAGGGGCATGTATTGGAAACCTTGCCCACGGTCGATCGCGTGATCTTCGATAAAACCGGGACCCTTACCGAGGGTGCACCGCAATTGCGCGTGGTGACACCGCTCAGGGACGGCGTTTCTCAAGAGTCGGCGCGCGATATCGCTGCCGCCCTGGAGGTGGAAAACAATCACCCGCTGGCGCGCGCGTTTCGCCCCTGGTTTGGCAATCGTTCGGCCAGCAACCTGCGTGCGGTGACCGGGCAGGGTGTGGCAGGCGTATGTGACGGTGTCGAATACCGTCTGGGTGCGCCACGCTTTGTCGGTGAAATCTGTGCTTCCGGGTTTGAGATATCTACCCCCGCAGAGCCCGGGCAGTGGTTGTTACTGGGTGATGGTTCGGGGCCGGTAGCCTGGCTTGGGCTGGGCGATGATATGCGTCCCAGTGCAACCGGTGCGGTGCACATGCTGGGTGAGCAGGGCGTCGCGGTTGAGTTACTGAGTGGCGATCAGTCTGCAGAAGTGCCGCGCCTGGCAGGCCTTGCGGGTATCCGCAACTATCAGGCAGGAGCCTCTCCCGAGCAGAAGCTGCAGCAGTTGCGACGACTGCAGAGTGACGGTCAGCGCGTATTGATGATTGGCGACGGCATCAACGACGTGCCGGTGCTGTCCGGTGCCGACGTATCCGTGGCGATGATGTCGGCGGCGGACCTCGCGCAATCCAGGGCGGATGCAATCCTATTGAAGGGCGATCTCTGCGCCTTGCCGCGCGCGTTTGCCCTGGCGGCGAGTAGCCGCAAAATTATCCGGCAAAACTTGCGGTGGGCCATTTTGTACAATCTGCTGGCGCTGCCTCTGGCTTTCCTCGGGCTGGTGCCACCTTGGGCCGCCGCCATCGGCATGTCGTTGAGCTCTCTGCTGGTGGTGGTTAACGCGCTGCGTTTGTCGCGCTGGCAGCCCGCGGCATAA
- a CDS encoding FixH family protein, which translates to MPQKKNSQSPGVWYREPWFWVVMAPLVVVVIVSFSLLSIAVRHGDDVVSDTYYKDSRLYHYRAEQDQQAKALGLAGMLLFSPEEKSVSLDLRGSLEYPEKLLLILSHPVEADLDEHVVLEQVSIGRYRGEVAAPMRHRWYLQLMPELNPENFDQAEWRLKGEINFNIGNGVPLKPAEQ; encoded by the coding sequence GTGCCTCAGAAAAAAAATTCCCAATCGCCAGGTGTCTGGTACCGCGAGCCCTGGTTCTGGGTGGTGATGGCGCCACTGGTGGTGGTGGTGATCGTGTCTTTTTCTTTGCTGTCCATTGCTGTGCGGCATGGCGATGACGTGGTGAGCGATACCTATTACAAGGACAGTCGCCTGTATCACTACCGTGCTGAGCAGGACCAGCAGGCGAAAGCGCTCGGTCTGGCGGGCATGCTGTTGTTTTCTCCGGAGGAAAAGTCCGTGTCCCTCGATTTGCGTGGGAGCCTTGAGTACCCGGAAAAGCTGTTGCTGATCCTCAGCCACCCGGTGGAAGCGGACCTGGATGAGCATGTGGTGCTCGAGCAGGTTTCCATCGGCCGCTATCGCGGAGAAGTCGCCGCACCCATGCGCCACCGCTGGTATTTGCAGCTGATGCCGGAACTGAACCCGGAGAACTTCGACCAGGCGGAGTGGCGGCTGAAAGGGGAGATTAATTTCAATATTGGCAATGGAGTGCCCCTGAAGCCTGCGGAGCAATGA
- the ccoG gene encoding cytochrome c oxidase accessory protein CcoG, whose product MSDRIPTREEQDGDGEVRYRMLYESDDKIYIRHIRGVFTRIRKYTGLPLLLAFFFIPWLNIDGQQAVLFDLPARQFHILWATFGPQDGILLAGLLIISAFALFAITTWLGRVWCGFTCPQTVWTLMFIWAERVCEGDRAKRMKLDAAPWGAEKVLRKSGTHAIWLFISLATALAFVGYFYGIRDLVVDLATFQAHPQGVFWVAFFTFATYMNAGFMREQVCKYMCPYARFQSVMYDQDTLAVYYDARRGEARGPRKKNVDYKSQGMGDCIDCYWCVQVCPVDIDIRDGMQYECINCGLCVDACNSVMDKMEYPRGLIRFTSEDELETGKTQYLRPRLLGYGLVLLILIGAFAHQVVTRSPVQAEVQRDRGARMYRVSQGMVQNVYTVKINNMDQRPHEFTVRIDGKEGYDYSLRMQGNPYVVPGEIYSVPIRVSVPKEQLKDTKHDIYIEIQAKDAPELKDRHKTVFIGPK is encoded by the coding sequence GTGAGCGATAGAATTCCGACCCGTGAAGAGCAAGATGGTGATGGCGAAGTCCGCTACCGGATGCTCTACGAATCCGACGATAAAATCTATATTCGTCATATCCGTGGTGTTTTCACCCGAATCCGTAAATACACCGGCCTACCACTACTTCTCGCTTTTTTCTTTATACCCTGGCTGAACATTGATGGTCAGCAGGCGGTTCTGTTTGATCTGCCCGCGCGGCAGTTTCATATCTTGTGGGCTACCTTCGGTCCGCAAGATGGCATTCTGCTTGCGGGGCTGTTGATCATTTCTGCTTTCGCTCTGTTTGCGATTACCACCTGGCTCGGTCGCGTGTGGTGTGGCTTTACCTGTCCGCAGACGGTGTGGACCCTGATGTTCATCTGGGCGGAGCGGGTGTGTGAAGGCGATCGCGCCAAGCGCATGAAGCTGGATGCGGCACCCTGGGGGGCAGAAAAAGTGTTGCGTAAAAGCGGCACGCACGCGATCTGGTTGTTTATTTCCCTCGCGACAGCACTGGCATTTGTCGGCTATTTTTACGGCATTCGCGATCTTGTGGTGGATTTGGCCACCTTCCAGGCCCATCCCCAAGGGGTATTCTGGGTAGCGTTCTTTACCTTTGCCACCTACATGAATGCCGGTTTTATGCGTGAGCAGGTGTGCAAATACATGTGCCCCTACGCACGTTTTCAGTCGGTCATGTACGACCAGGATACCCTTGCTGTCTACTACGACGCCCGTCGTGGCGAAGCCCGTGGCCCGCGCAAGAAAAATGTGGATTATAAATCCCAGGGCATGGGCGACTGCATCGACTGTTACTGGTGTGTACAGGTGTGCCCGGTAGATATCGATATTCGTGATGGCATGCAGTACGAGTGCATCAACTGTGGATTGTGCGTGGATGCGTGCAACAGTGTGATGGACAAGATGGAGTACCCGCGTGGGCTTATCCGCTTCACCTCTGAGGATGAGCTGGAGACGGGCAAAACCCAGTATTTGCGCCCGCGTCTGCTGGGCTATGGGCTGGTGCTTCTCATCCTTATCGGCGCCTTCGCCCATCAGGTAGTGACGCGCTCGCCGGTGCAGGCGGAAGTGCAGCGTGACCGCGGTGCCCGCATGTATCGGGTGTCACAGGGTATGGTGCAGAATGTCTACACGGTCAAAATCAATAATATGGATCAGCGCCCGCACGAGTTTACCGTGCGCATAGACGGCAAAGAGGGGTACGATTATTCCTTGCGTATGCAGGGGAATCCCTATGTCGTTCCCGGCGAGATATACTCTGTGCCGATTCGGGTTAGTGTGCCCAAGGAACAGCTGAAGGATACCAAGCACGACATCTATATTGAGATTCAGGCCAAAGATGCGCCCGAGCTCAAGGATCGTCACAAGACCGTGTTTATCGGTCCCAAGTAG